The nucleotide window AGCACCAGTTGAAAGCCCCAACACTTTAGTTCCGTGGGCCAAAATAAAATCAGCTTCCTCAACATTTTCCACAACTTGTAGTCCGAGCCCCTTGAGAGATATAGCACCCCGGTCACTCCACGTCATGTGAATACACGATCTTCCTAGAGAGGAAAACCAAGCGTCGTCTCTCCTTTGAAGATACTGATGCGTTAATTCCCCACTCGTGATGACACCAGTAAAGAGTGATGGATCAAATCCAAGGCTTCTCAATTTTTCCATTGTTATCGATGCTCTTCTTGAAGAATTACTAAAGATTACCATCTTCGCACCATAAGTTGCCAACTTTTCCAAGGCCGAAATGGCACCAGGATAAGGTTGTTTCCCATCATGAAGCACGCCAAACTGATCTAGAAACCATGCCTTGAATCGACGACTTTCAGCTAGATGTTGAATTCCACTCAAAGTTTGAAACTTTAGCTCGTTCGGGCTTGATGATTGAACTGATAAGCATCTTCCAATCATGGTTTAACCCTTCCAATAGTTCCTTTCGCTTATCTCATGTGTTATCTAACTGCACAAAGATGATTCCATTATCATAAACAAAATTCGCACTCGTGTATCAAACTTCTCTTCCCAGAAACAAATCAAGTGGCTACTGGAAAGTAAAGAAACAAAGCCATATCGCTAATGCATTCAATTTTCAATACACTCAGATATTAC belongs to Capsicum annuum cultivar UCD-10X-F1 unplaced genomic scaffold, UCD10Xv1.1 ctg53747, whole genome shotgun sequence and includes:
- the LOC107853778 gene encoding uncharacterized protein LOC107853778 → MIGRCLSVQSSSPNELKFQTLSGIQHLAESRRFKAWFLDQFGVLHDGKQPYPGAISALEKLATYGAKMVIFSNSSRRASITMEKLRSLGFDPSLFTGVITSGELTHQYLQRRDDAWFSSLGRSCIHMTWSDRGAISLKGLGLQVVENVEEADFILAHGTKVLGLSTGAALPMNLDILHQCAAKKIPMVVANPYFVTVEARALRVMPGTLAATYEKLGGEVKWMGKPDKIIYKSSMEMAAVDASDCIAVGDSLHHDIKGANAAEIASPFITGGIHATELGLTKFGEVADDDSVHALASKNNAYPTYVLPLFTW